The Brachionichthys hirsutus isolate HB-005 chromosome 11, CSIRO-AGI_Bhir_v1, whole genome shotgun sequence genome includes a window with the following:
- the LOC137901610 gene encoding odorant receptor 131-2-like, which translates to MDNLTEFPGNATSNKRLSVIIKICVVIPLSCVFLCCVVVMLHIFACHRQFLDSPRYILFAYMLINDTLHLLYSVLLFLFAMGQVKFALVFCIPLLFFSTAAFRNTPLILAAMSLERYISIFYPLQRPAAWRSDRIWIIALSVWLVSAVFPLIDHSMMKHDPAVDFLSTPVICDPSVFNSSPVQTLFGAAVSFLFFAVVAVIIFFTYVRILLETRKMRQDRESLSKALHTVLLHGVQLLLCIMAFTSPVTETLAVLHANWLPEDIAFFYYFCFILFPRFLSPLIYGFRDQSLRSYIGKSFFCCSNRIKP; encoded by the coding sequence ATGGACAACCTGACTGAATTCCCAGGTAACGCAACGTCTAACAAAAGGCTGTCTGTGATCATCAAGATATGTGTCGTTATCCCCCTTTCCTGTGTCTTCCTCTGCTGCGTTGTGGTCATGCTGCACATCTTTGCATGCCACAGACAGTTCCTGGACAGCCCCCGTTACATCCTGTTCGCCTACATGCTAATCAATGACACCCTACATCTTTTGTACTCtgttctgctcttcctctttgccATGGGCCAGGTGAAATTTGCTCTTGTCTTTTGCATCCCTCTGCTATTTTTTTCCACTGCCGCTTTCCGGAACACACCTTTAATTTTGGCCGCCATGTCACTGGAGCGTTATATTTCCATCTTCTACCCCCTGCAACGCCCAGCTGCCTGGAGGTCAGACCGCATCTGGATTATtgctctgtctgtgtggctAGTCAGCGCTGTTTTCCCTCTCATTGACCACTCAATGATGAAACATGACCCTGCTGTGGACTTTCTCTCTACTCCCGTAATTTGTGATCCATCTGTTTTCAACTCCTCTCCAGTCCAGACACTGTTCGGAGCTGCTGTAagttttctcttctttgctgttgTGGCTGTCATCATCTTTTTTACATACGTGAGAATCCTGCTGGAAACCAGGAAGATGAGGCAAGACAGAGAGTCTCTGAGCAAAGCCTTGCACACTGTGCTGCTGCATGGCGTTCAGCTGCTGTTGTGCATTATGGCCTTCACTAGCCCCGTCACTGAAACTTTAGCCGTGCTTCATGCCAACTGGCTTCCAGAAGACATagcctttttttattacttctgtTTCATCCTATTTCCACGCTTTCTGAGCCCGCTCATCTATGGCTTTAGAGATCAGAGTCTCAGGAGCTACATAGGAAAATCATTCTTCTGCTGCTCAAACAGAATTAAACCCTGA